One genomic segment of Pseudomonas fortuita includes these proteins:
- a CDS encoding class I SAM-dependent methyltransferase, with protein sequence MLLPSPEYTPCRLCGHRWRMPLDQAGYYETLVARNDLNTPWFKRKMRERVAAVSDLLKTGKERVLEVGCAEGELGREIKARFAVSYEGVELSQDRVLAEQKLDRVFHTPTSQIEAAPYQLIVSFHVLEHIARPEQELAAWSSLLGADGRVLIEVPNQAGHPLLASDRNLEHLHQFTPASLTLLLARCGFSCDGVSVGHYESPVYSDSIRIVARLQLGAERREQQLLQRFRERTGGPFLVYGIGGDYLNYLAPLAESLDIHALLDSSEAKWGQRLGKHVVCAYDPQAHAELPIVICSIRFAAEIRQHLLNLGIAAQRIIGLDSIYEDA encoded by the coding sequence ATGCTGTTGCCCAGCCCGGAGTACACACCTTGCCGGCTGTGTGGCCATCGCTGGCGGATGCCGTTGGACCAGGCGGGCTACTATGAGACGTTGGTTGCACGTAACGATCTGAACACACCCTGGTTCAAGCGCAAGATGCGTGAACGCGTCGCTGCGGTATCTGACCTGCTGAAGACGGGTAAGGAGCGCGTGCTCGAAGTCGGCTGTGCGGAGGGTGAGCTTGGGCGCGAGATCAAGGCGCGCTTTGCCGTCAGCTATGAGGGTGTGGAGTTGTCGCAAGACAGGGTGCTGGCCGAGCAGAAGCTTGACCGCGTCTTCCATACGCCGACCAGTCAGATCGAGGCAGCGCCGTACCAGTTGATCGTGTCCTTTCATGTGCTGGAGCACATCGCCCGACCCGAGCAGGAGCTTGCGGCCTGGTCGAGTCTTCTTGGTGCGGACGGGCGTGTGCTGATCGAGGTACCGAACCAGGCCGGGCATCCACTGCTGGCCAGTGATCGCAATCTTGAGCACTTGCACCAGTTCACCCCGGCTTCGCTGACCCTGCTACTTGCACGTTGCGGGTTTAGCTGTGATGGGGTGTCCGTGGGGCATTACGAATCACCGGTCTACTCGGACTCGATCCGCATCGTCGCCCGCCTGCAACTTGGGGCAGAGCGCCGCGAGCAGCAGCTGCTGCAGCGTTTTCGTGAAAGAACCGGTGGCCCGTTCCTGGTGTACGGAATTGGCGGCGACTACCTCAATTACCTGGCACCGTTGGCCGAGTCGCTGGATATCCACGCCTTGCTGGACTCATCCGAAGCGAAATGGGGGCAACGCCTGGGTAAACACGTGGTGTGTGCTTACGACCCGCAAGCGCATGCGGAATTACCCATCGTCATCTGCTCCATCCGCTTCGCAGCAGAAATCCGTCAGCACCTGCTCAATCTCGGGATTGCAGCGCAGCGTATCATCGGTCTGGACAGCATTTATGAAGACGCCTGA